AAGCACAATATCCTGCCATTGAGCAAGTTCGGACTGATGCAGATTACACGCCAGCGTGTACGTCCGGCTATGGATGTGACTGTAGATGAAACCTGCCCTACCTGTTTCGGTACGGGCAAGATTAAGTCTAGCATCCTCTTCACCGACCAGTTGGAAAGAAAAATCGACCGCCTAGTCAACAAGATCGGCGTCAAGAAATTCACTTTGTATGTGAATCCTTACGTGGCTGCCTTCATCAACAAGGGCTTCATTTCCCTGAAGCGCAGATGGCAGTTTAAGTATGGTTTCGGCTTCAATGTGATTCCTTCACAGAAACTGGCGTTCCTCCAGTACGAATTCTACGACAAGGACAACCAGTATTTGGACATGCAGGAAGAACAGGAAACAAAGTAAGTTTTTAATTATCAGAAAAAGCTCCATTCGCATCTGATTGCGAATGGAGCTTTTTTATTTTGTTTTTCTACACCTTATTATATATAGGGCATTTTAGTACTCTATCTCATTATTCACCATCTTCTCTGTATCCCAAGGTGCAGGAGCACCACCGAGATAACGATGGAACCAGCCGAGGTGCGCGTTGTAATAGAGCGGCATCGACTTCAGGTTGCTTGGCCAGTGACCATCATACTTCAAAACTATCAGTCGAGAAGGAATGTTCAGGGTCTGCAAAGCTGTGAAATACTGCAAACTCTGGGTATACGGTACACGATAGTCCAACTCGCCCGCCATCACGAGTGCTGCCGAAAACATCAATCTCTTGTTCATATAACCTATAAATATTTATATTTCAGATGCAAAAGTAACAATTATTTTTGGATTTCCTGCAACCTTTTCACTACTTTTATCGTCTAAGCTATAAATAACATTGATAATAACATAAAAAAGAAAGGAAAAGATTATGATTTTAAGTACCACTCCAACCATAGAAGGCCACCCTATCCGTGAATACCGTGGCGTAGTAACCGGCGAAACCATCATCGGTACCAACTTTGTAAAGGATTTCTTTGCCAGTGTCCGTGATGTAATCGGCGGCAGAAGCGGTTCTTACGAAAGCACCCTCCGCGAGGCTAAGGATACAGCCCTCAGAGAGATGGCCGACCGTGCCGCATCCCTGGGCTGCAACGCCATCGTGGGCATCGACCTGGATTACGAAACTGTAGGCAACAGCGGCTCCATGCTGATGGTTACGTGCAGCGGAACGGCGGTGATTATCTAAGTTCTGCGACTGTACAAAAGAACAAAATATGCATGAAACGGGGCGGTAACTACCTAAAAAATCGAGTTACCGCCCCTGTTCAGATATATTTTTATCTATATAGTGTGGTGACATACACCTGATGAAGGTCACCAACTTTCTTCTATTTCATTTATTCTATCACCCAATCCTCTATACTTCGCTGGTTTTCCGAGAAGTTAATACCCACTTTCACAACCTTTCGCCCATCATCTGCAAAAGCCTTGGCATAGTCCTTGTCGCTGATTTGCGCCATGGCGATGTCGGCAGACTTCTTATATTTCAACTCAAAGATAAAGATACTCTTATCCGTCTTGAGCACAAGGTCTATTCTTCCATCCGAAGTGGTATGCTCCACTTTCACATCTTCGCCAAGCATGGTGAAGATGGTGAATATCACGGCTTGATAGTGACGCTCATTATTGTTGATAATCGTATATGGGAACTTATCATAGAATGCCTTCAAGTGAGGCATAAAGGCACCCATGTCATCATTGATGAGCACATTCTTGGAATAAGCATACACGATGGCATCATATCTGTTCATGTCTTGCGCAGTATAATACCGGACGAGACTTTTCGAGAAGCCTTGTCTTACTTCTTGATTTGGAAAACAGAGATGATACAATTTTCCCCTTCGCTCATATCCTTTAATGGTAAGATAACCACTCTGGAAAAGAACAGGAATCGGGTCTGTAAGCTTTTCAGTAGGGGTATCAAAACGATCATCATTAACCCATAAATCGTCCAGATTGAGCATATCCAAATTCTTCTGCTGCAACAACTCCACCAGAAACGTAGGCGTACCAGATGTAAACCAATAGCTATTAAACTCCTTATCATCCAAAGCATTGATAATGCTGTAAGGATTAAAGATATCCTCGCTATTGATACTGAAGTGGTAGCCATCATAATGCTGCTTGAGTTGCCCTAAGGTCTCCTCATAAGTAAGTCCATTATGCTCAGCCATCTCCTCGATACCCTCACGGAAATACTGAGTCAATTCACTCTTGGTAATACCACAACAGCTACTGTATTCATCCTTCAACGTGAGAATCTTGAGATTGTTCAACTCGCTAAAGATGCTGAGCTGACTAAACTTGGAAATACCTGTAATGAATACAAAGCGGATGTTTCCCTCTTGTTGCTTCAAAGGGCTGAAGAAATCTCGCATGATATTGCGGATGGTCTTCTGTATGTCTTCGTCACTGACAGAATCATGCATAGGAGCATCATATTCGTCTATGAGAACAACAACTTGTTTACCTGTTTGAGCAGCTGCTGCAAGCAAGATGTTCTTAAGACGACCTCCAAAAGACTTCTCATCTATTGGATTAACTTTTAAACCATATTTTTTCTCTTCTACTTCTAGTATTCCGTTTAGAATTGAATATGTATTCTCTAAACTATAATACTTACCGCAGCTCAGATCCAAGTGGATGACAGGATATGCCGTCCATTCCTTCTCCATCTGTTCGATGGCAAGGCCCTTGAACAGTTCTTTCTTACCCTCGAAATAAGCCTGGAGGGTAGATACAAACAAGGATTTTCCGAATCGACGCGGGCGACTCAGAAAATGAAACTTGGCATAATGAGCCAACTGATAGACGATAGCCGTCTTGTCAGCATAGAAGTAATTCCCCTTCACGATTTCGGAGAACGTTTGTATTCCCAAAGGATATCTCTTTGAAGCCATAATCTTACTCTTTATAATTAATGTACAAAGATACAGATAATATTTCAGAAAACAAGCATTTTTCTGATTATTAACAATGTATCACTGCAAAAATAGAACTGCAATTCAACAAAACATGCTTGAAACGGGGCGGTAACTGCCTTAAAAATCGAGTTACCGCCCCTGTTCAGGCATATTTTTATCTATATAGTGTGGTGACCTTCATCAGATGAAGGTCACCAACTTTCTTCTATTTCATTTATTCTATCACCCAATCCTCTATACTTCGCTGGTTTTCCGAGAAGTTAATACCCACTTTCACAACCTTTCGCCCATCATCGGCAAAAGCCTTGGCATAGTTCTTATCGCTGATTTGCGCCATGGCGATGTCGGCAGACTTCTTATATTTCAACTCAAAGATAAAGATACTCTTATCCGTCTTGAGCACAAGGTCTATTCTTCCATCCGAAGTGGTATGCTCCACCTTCACATCTTCGCCAAGCATGGTGAAGATGGTGAATATCACGGCTTGATAGTGACGCTCATTATTGTTGATAATCGTATATGGGAACTTATCATAGAATGCCTTCAAATGAGGCATAAAGGCTTCCATGTCATCATTGATGAGCACATTCTTTTTATAAGCATATACGATAGCATCAAGTTCACCTACCTCTGAAGGGGTATAATATTGGCAAAGGCTTTCCGAAAAACCTTGTCTAACTTCTTGATTAGGAAAACTAAGGTAATACATACCTAACTGCTTATCATATCCCTTAATCGTAAGATACCCACTTTGGAAAAGGACTGGCACAGGGTCGGTAATCGTCTCAGTAGGAACATCGAAGCGTTTAGCTCTAGCCCAGATATCATTTAAGTCCATCATATCCAAATTCTTCTGCTGCATCAGTTCTATCAAGAAAGTAGGCGTACCAGATGTAAACCAATAGCTATTAAACTCCTTATCATCCAAAGCATTGATAATGCTGTAAGGATTGAAGATATCCTCGCTATTGATACTGAAATGGTAGCCATCATAATGCTGCTTGAGTTGCTGCAAGGTCTCCTCATAAGTGAGTCCATTATGCTCAGCCATCTCCTCGATTCCCTCACGGAAATACTGAGTCAATTCACTCTTGGTAATACCACAACAGCTACTGTATTCATCCTTCAACGTGAGAATCTTGAGATTGTTCAACTCGCTAAAGATGCTGAGCTGACTAAACTTGGAAATGCCTGTGATGAATACAAAGCGGATGTTTCCCTCTTGTTGCTTCAAAGGGCTGAAGAAATCTCTCATGATGTTGCGGATGGTCTTCTGCAACTCTTCGTCACTTACAGAATCATGCATAGGTGCGTCATATTCATCGATGAGAACGACAACTTGTTTACCTGTTTGAGCAGCTGCTGCAAGCAAGATGTTCTTAAGACGACCACCAAAAGACTTCTCATCTATTGGATTAACCTTTAAACCATATTTTTTCTCTTCTACTTCTAGTATTCCGTTTAGAATTGAATATGTATTCTCCAAACTATAATACTTACCACAGCTCAGATCCAGGTGGATGACAGGATATGCCGTCCATTCCTTCTCCATCTGTTCGATGGCAAGTCCCTTGAACAGTTCTTTCTTACCCTCGAAATAAGCCTGGAGGGTAGATACAAACAAGGATTTTCCGAATCGACGTGGGCGACTCAGAAAATGAAACTTGGCATAATGAGCCAACTGATAGACGATAGCCGTCTTGTCAGCATAGAAGTAATTCCCCTTCACGATTTCGGAGAACGTTTGTATTCCCAAAGGATATCTCTTTGAAGCCATAATCTTACTCTTTATAATCTAGGTACAAAGATACAGATAATATTTCAGAAAACAAGTGTTTTTCTGTTTATTAACAATATATCACTGCAAAAATAGAACCGCAATTCAACAAAACATGCTTGAAACGGGGCGGTAACTGCCTAAAAAACGACCCGCACATTTGAGCATCGTTGAGAGGCTTGGCGGGTTCTAGCGCTGCAAAGATACGAATAATTATTGATAATACAAACTTTTGAGCAAGAAAAAACAGCCAACCTTCAATAGCATATTTGAAAGTTGGCTGTTTTTCATTTATAATGTTTCCTGCAAGTTTTTACTAAGCATAAGCTTACTTGTATTTTATCTATAAAGTTATCTCCATAGGGGCTCGGAAATCCAATTTTCAGGGAATCCCATTGCTGCAGGATCTACCTGTGGATAAGAAACGAGTAAGGATTTGAGCTCATTCTTGAAGTCCAATCCATATCCCATAGAATCAAGCCAATATGCAATACAACAGGCTATAGCATATACTTTGTTCGCATCAACACCTTCTATGTTCACCCATGCACCACGCAAAGAGGCATTCATTTGTGGAGCATTGGAGAGATAACGATTCCAAAGTCGTGAGTGATGAGCGCAACAGTTTCTTAGGACAGTTACACTACGCATCCAACTTTCCAACACCTCATGCTGTGGAAGATTGAACTGACGAGCTACACGCTTCTTCAACTTCTTGTCACCGAAATTGTAATAGAGTTTTGAAAGCGTACCGAAAGATGCCAGTTCAAGCGTTTTCCATGCAGGAGGGAATATCGGCTTGTCATAGTTGCGCCTATGTTCCTTGATAAAGTCCTCTTTACAACGCTGAAGCTCTCGGTCTATGGAGTTCATATTCTCAATAAACTTGTGCTCATCGTCAGCAAGGCTTGTATCAAAGAACCAAAATGGTCCATGTGCCAAAGAGAACTCTTGTATAATCTTTGTGCGCAAAGCAATCTCTAATCGTTGAACAGCCTTGAACATCAAATCTCTCAACTCTATATCAAAGTTATAGAGAGCTACGGCATCTTCAAATCTACTATTAGGCTTAAACTGATGTGTAGTCTTGTCTTCCTCCATAGGACGAAGGTATTGAACAAAACGAAAATAGCTGACCTCACCAAGAAATTTTTCAGCCTTGGATGAATCAGCAATATTTAAGCCTCTACTTTTTAGTAGTTCTATTTGTTCCGAAATAGAAAGAGCCTGCTTAGTGTATAATCTTAATGTACCCATAAAAAGCAAAAGACCCGCCCTGGTTCGCTGTTCAAATGGGAAGCGTGGCGGATTCTGTTGCTGCAAAGATACGAATAATCTTTGATAATACAAACTTTTGAGCAAGAAAATTCACGCAAAAGTAAATTTCTTTGATATATTTGTATTTAAGAATGTTAAATCAGACCATAAAAACACATTTTGTCTATAAAAAAAGAAAGAATATGAGATAAAAATGTTACCTTTGTAACGTTTATACCCATACCGAAAGCCTCGAGGGGCAGAGGTTGGGCAGACATATACATAATAAAAGGCGTATCTGACGCTTTGGTTTTGACGATTCGTGAACTTCGCAAACTCATTTGTCAGTCAAGAACAAAGCAACAAGGAACGTCTCATGGGTGTATTGTATACAGCCCTCATTGGCTTCGGTTGCATTTCGCATTCGTTGCAAAAAGGGTATTTATATACTTACACATACGTGGGGCTTTCGGCGTTGCTCGTTTCGGACTGACAGGGCAATGCGAAGGCCTACGAATCGTGGAACGAGTGACAGACTGGCTCCACGTTTTTTTATTTTGTATATCCGCCAATTAAAAAATAACCCTGCTGTGGTAGCCAGGCAGCCATCTTAATAATAATACAAGATGAAAAGATTTTTATTCGTTACCGCAGCATTGCTCGCAATGTCGGTATCTTTCTGTTTCGGTCAGTCCAAAGA
This Segatella copri DSM 18205 DNA region includes the following protein-coding sequences:
- a CDS encoding alpha/beta hydrolase family protein: MNKRLMFSAALVMAGELDYRVPYTQSLQYFTALQTLNIPSRLIVLKYDGHWPSNLKSMPLYYNAHLGWFHRYLGGAPAPWDTEKMVNNEIEY
- a CDS encoding heavy metal-binding domain-containing protein, producing the protein MILSTTPTIEGHPIREYRGVVTGETIIGTNFVKDFFASVRDVIGGRSGSYESTLREAKDTALREMADRAASLGCNAIVGIDLDYETVGNSGSMLMVTCSGTAVII
- a CDS encoding ATP-binding protein, with translation MASKRYPLGIQTFSEIVKGNYFYADKTAIVYQLAHYAKFHFLSRPRRFGKSLFVSTLQAYFEGKKELFKGLAIEQMEKEWTAYPVIHLDLSCGKYYSLENTYSILNGILEVEEKKYGLKVNPIDEKSFGGRLKNILLAAAAQTGKQVVVLIDEYDAPMHDSVSDEDIQKTIRNIMRDFFSPLKQQEGNIRFVFITGISKFSQLSIFSELNNLKILTLKDEYSSCCGITKSELTQYFREGIEEMAEHNGLTYEETLGQLKQHYDGYHFSINSEDIFNPYSIINALDDKEFNSYWFTSGTPTFLVELLQQKNLDMLNLDDLWVNDDRFDTPTEKLTDPIPVLFQSGYLTIKGYERRGKLYHLCFPNQEVRQGFSKSLVRYYTAQDMNRYDAIVYAYSKNVLINDDMGAFMPHLKAFYDKFPYTIINNNERHYQAVIFTIFTMLGEDVKVEHTTSDGRIDLVLKTDKSIFIFELKYKKSADIAMAQISDKDYAKAFADDGRKVVKVGINFSENQRSIEDWVIE
- a CDS encoding ATP-binding protein, with translation MASKRYPLGIQTFSEIVKGNYFYADKTAIVYQLAHYAKFHFLSRPRRFGKSLFVSTLQAYFEGKKELFKGLAIEQMEKEWTAYPVIHLDLSCGKYYSLENTYSILNGILEVEEKKYGLKVNPIDEKSFGGRLKNILLAAAAQTGKQVVVLIDEYDAPMHDSVSDEELQKTIRNIMRDFFSPLKQQEGNIRFVFITGISKFSQLSIFSELNNLKILTLKDEYSSCCGITKSELTQYFREGIEEMAEHNGLTYEETLQQLKQHYDGYHFSINSEDIFNPYSIINALDDKEFNSYWFTSGTPTFLIELMQQKNLDMMDLNDIWARAKRFDVPTETITDPVPVLFQSGYLTIKGYDKQLGMYYLSFPNQEVRQGFSESLCQYYTPSEVGELDAIVYAYKKNVLINDDMEAFMPHLKAFYDKFPYTIINNNERHYQAVIFTIFTMLGEDVKVEHTTSDGRIDLVLKTDKSIFIFELKYKKSADIAMAQISDKNYAKAFADDGRKVVKVGINFSENQRSIEDWVIE
- a CDS encoding Abi family protein, with translation MEEDKTTHQFKPNSRFEDAVALYNFDIELRDLMFKAVQRLEIALRTKIIQEFSLAHGPFWFFDTSLADDEHKFIENMNSIDRELQRCKEDFIKEHRRNYDKPIFPPAWKTLELASFGTLSKLYYNFGDKKLKKRVARQFNLPQHEVLESWMRSVTVLRNCCAHHSRLWNRYLSNAPQMNASLRGAWVNIEGVDANKVYAIACCIAYWLDSMGYGLDFKNELKSLLVSYPQVDPAAMGFPENWISEPLWR